From a single Nostoc edaphicum CCNP1411 genomic region:
- a CDS encoding HNH endonuclease, with amino-acid sequence MQVLEQSVVVFSQNYLPLCRINIKRAIVLLVTNKAQPLGFTTEAGWQVHSPSLVIDVPKHIRLTITSNERMWKVPPVNRREVLRRDHHSCQYCGSSKHLTLDHVMPRSKGGSHTWDNVVAACERCNSRKGDRTLFEAGMQLHTKPKAPIHPAISFAEQFWIDMQANLE; translated from the coding sequence ATGCAAGTGTTAGAGCAATCTGTGGTGGTGTTTTCTCAAAATTACTTGCCACTATGTCGGATCAATATCAAGCGGGCAATTGTGCTGTTAGTAACCAACAAAGCCCAACCCCTTGGTTTTACTACAGAAGCCGGATGGCAAGTTCACTCACCCAGTTTGGTAATTGATGTGCCAAAACACATTCGTTTGACAATCACTTCTAATGAGCGGATGTGGAAAGTTCCGCCAGTGAATCGGCGGGAAGTGTTGCGACGAGATCATCACAGTTGCCAATATTGTGGCAGCAGCAAACATCTAACGCTAGATCATGTGATGCCGCGTTCTAAAGGCGGTTCTCACACTTGGGATAACGTAGTCGCAGCTTGTGAAAGATGTAACTCCCGTAAAGGCGATCGCACCTTGTTTGAAGCTGGTATGCAACTGCATACCAAACCAAAAGCGCCAATTCACCCCGCGATTTCTTTTGCTGAACAGTTTTGGATAGATATGCAAGCAAACCTGGAATAA
- a CDS encoding GAF domain-containing sensor histidine kinase, whose translation MKKPLSSPPHYVDDIDRLQPYQVKLMQHQEEPARELVQKINQIIANRSTTALMLQDIAQLLGVAFQVDCCCLVSVTGETSEATTTNWCADEYLGLPHPEEMFSMEQLLMHSPVLQCAAQALTIEDISIIQNSLVIGCQYLPLPIKTVLAIPTRFGGNNNGVINLIKFQPYEWSESEKQLLTEVESACAIAFSRVAQAQLIAHQKQYVQKSEQHQNLIKQLTILSRSNLELNQMLQLVITSTAESLQADRGLLISLKYTDPLFRTQAKKQIPKAKATVIGEWARETQNFGTSKPSTLAQSFLLSDCGLCQRAFMDSGKAVIFDDYTDQNDTLTAAPLFEIGELPAVLLVPLESQGKILGFLVLQQSVIRSWQPAELNLVEMVCAQVSNAIIQSQTLRQVQTLVDERTAKLQSSLELQAKLHERTRQYVEQLRKLNELKDEFLSNMSDRLRYPLTNMLMSIRNLRLPGIAPERQVRYLDILEQECTKEINLINDLLTLQKLESPHEAPQLESIDLNTRILDIAASFEKKLAEKGLKISVDLPEESLKLQTELESFDRILQELLTNACKYSEHDTIVRLQAAHQVDQLVDQVIMKVTNTGRAISEEEATYIFDKFRRGKGRWTPGTGLGLALVKSLVQHLNGAIAVESVQISDSEQSEICFTLTLPQFSDESKP comes from the coding sequence ATGAAAAAGCCTTTATCATCGCCGCCACATTACGTAGATGACATAGATCGACTACAACCTTACCAAGTCAAGCTGATGCAGCATCAGGAAGAACCTGCCCGTGAGTTGGTACAAAAGATTAACCAAATCATTGCCAATAGATCGACGACGGCATTAATGCTCCAAGATATTGCCCAATTGCTAGGAGTTGCTTTTCAAGTAGATTGCTGCTGCTTGGTTTCCGTGACGGGTGAGACATCCGAAGCAACTACTACTAATTGGTGTGCTGATGAGTATCTAGGGTTGCCACATCCCGAAGAAATGTTTTCGATGGAACAGTTACTCATGCACTCGCCAGTGCTGCAATGTGCTGCCCAAGCATTGACTATCGAAGACATTTCTATCATTCAGAACAGTCTGGTAATTGGGTGTCAATATTTGCCACTACCAATAAAAACTGTTTTGGCAATTCCCACCAGATTTGGTGGCAATAATAATGGAGTGATTAATCTGATTAAATTCCAACCCTATGAATGGAGTGAATCAGAAAAACAATTACTCACAGAAGTGGAGTCGGCTTGCGCGATCGCTTTTTCGAGAGTGGCACAAGCTCAACTCATTGCTCATCAAAAGCAGTATGTGCAAAAGAGCGAGCAGCATCAGAACTTGATCAAGCAATTAACTATATTGAGTCGCAGCAACTTGGAGCTTAATCAAATGCTCCAGTTAGTTATCACCTCAACTGCCGAATCTCTACAGGCAGATCGGGGTTTACTCATATCACTAAAATATACAGATCCACTATTTAGGACTCAAGCTAAAAAACAAATTCCCAAAGCGAAAGCTACTGTGATTGGTGAATGGGCTAGGGAAACACAAAATTTCGGTACTAGTAAACCAAGCACCTTAGCTCAGTCTTTCTTGCTTTCAGACTGTGGTTTATGCCAGCGTGCCTTCATGGATTCTGGAAAAGCAGTAATCTTCGATGACTATACAGACCAAAACGATACCTTGACAGCGGCTCCATTATTTGAAATAGGGGAATTGCCAGCGGTACTTTTAGTGCCATTAGAGAGTCAAGGTAAAATCTTGGGTTTCTTAGTGCTACAGCAATCTGTGATTCGCAGCTGGCAACCAGCAGAATTAAATCTTGTGGAAATGGTTTGCGCTCAAGTGAGTAACGCCATAATTCAGTCACAGACATTGCGACAAGTGCAAACTTTGGTAGATGAGCGGACGGCAAAACTCCAGAGTAGTCTGGAACTACAAGCGAAATTGCATGAAAGAACACGCCAGTATGTTGAGCAGCTACGGAAACTCAACGAACTAAAAGATGAATTTTTGAGCAACATGAGCGATCGCTTGCGCTATCCTCTGACAAATATGCTGATGTCAATTCGTAACTTGCGTTTGCCAGGAATAGCACCAGAGCGTCAAGTTAGATATCTGGATATCCTAGAGCAGGAATGTACAAAGGAAATCAACTTGATTAATGACTTGTTGACACTCCAGAAACTAGAGTCGCCTCATGAAGCCCCGCAATTAGAATCTATAGATTTAAATACTAGAATCCTAGATATAGCAGCATCTTTTGAGAAAAAACTTGCAGAGAAGGGATTAAAAATTTCTGTAGATTTACCAGAAGAATCTCTCAAACTGCAAACTGAACTGGAGAGTTTTGACCGCATCCTGCAAGAATTGTTAACGAATGCCTGTAAATACTCAGAGCATGATACTATCGTCCGCTTGCAAGCTGCTCACCAAGTTGATCAACTTGTTGATCAAGTTATCATGAAGGTGACGAATACAGGACGTGCTATCTCTGAAGAAGAAGCGACCTATATCTTTGACAAGTTTCGTCGCGGAAAAGGGCGTTGGACTCCGGGGACTGGCTTGGGACTTGCTCTAGTCAAGTCTTTAGTGCAGCATTTAAATGGAGCGATCGCTGTTGAAAGTGTCCAAATCTCGGATTCTGAACAGAGCGAAATTTGCTTCACCCTGACTCTGCCCCAATTCTCTGACGAAAGCAAACCATAA
- a CDS encoding SRPBCC family protein yields the protein MTKKQNTTENPDFQSPSDDINLQGDLTADKIALAAKIEVQIEKIAERQRQISAKVKIPQPVERIWKVLTDYEALSDFLPNLAKSRLIEHPNGGIRLEQVGSQRLLNFNFSARVVLDLEECFPKEINFRMVEGDFKGFSGSWCLEPYSLGEYVGTNLCYTIQVWPKLTMPVGIIENRLSKDLRLNLLAIHQRVEELASKEPYV from the coding sequence GTGACTAAAAAACAGAACACAACAGAGAACCCTGATTTCCAGTCTCCTAGTGATGACATTAACCTCCAAGGGGATTTGACTGCTGATAAAATCGCTTTGGCAGCTAAGATAGAAGTCCAAATTGAGAAAATAGCAGAACGACAGCGGCAAATCAGCGCTAAAGTTAAAATTCCCCAACCAGTAGAACGAATCTGGAAGGTTCTGACAGATTATGAAGCTTTGTCTGACTTTCTCCCCAACCTCGCCAAGAGTCGTCTAATCGAGCATCCTAATGGTGGAATTAGACTTGAGCAAGTAGGCTCCCAGCGCTTACTGAATTTCAATTTTTCTGCGCGGGTGGTTCTGGATTTGGAAGAATGCTTCCCCAAAGAAATTAATTTCCGGATGGTAGAGGGAGATTTTAAAGGCTTTTCTGGTAGCTGGTGCTTAGAGCCTTATTCCCTCGGTGAGTATGTAGGAACAAATCTTTGCTACACAATTCAAGTTTGGCCTAAACTCACTATGCCAGTGGGAATCATTGAAAATCGCCTGAGTAAAGACCTACGCTTAAATCTTCTGGCTATTCACCAACGTGTAGAAGAGTTAGCTAGTAAAGAACCGTATGTGTAA
- a CDS encoding cation:proton antiporter produces MEASFDITLQMAIAVFAGISAQVLAAYFRIPSIVLLLLLGILFGSDGIGLLHPHSLGTGLEVIVALATAIILFEGGLNLDLRELGRVSVSLQLLVTLGTLITLLGGSMAAHWLGEFPWNIAFLYASIVVVTGPTVVGPLLKQINVDRQVATLLEGEGVLIDPVGAILAFVVLDTILNGDADPINAIAGLLMRLGVGAAIGGAGGYLMSLIFKRASFLSFELKNLVVLAILWSLFTLSQMIRSESGVMTTVMAGAVFANSSVPEERLLRSFKGQLTILSVSVLFILLAADLSIASVFALGWGSLFTVLVLMFVVRPINILLCTWNSDLNWRQKVFLSWVAPRGIVAASVASFFAISLTQRGINGGDSIKALVFLTIIMTVVCQGLTAGWVAKWLQITSKDATGAVIVGCNPLSLLIARFFQERGEKVVMIDTDPKCLVQAEAQNLRVIASSALDAAVLEEAGLASMGTFLAMTSNGEVNFVLAQRASEEFNPPRVLAVFPRNSQASTSVSNKVNQAFIPDLAIKTWNEYLNDGRVKLGTTTLTESEFSSQNEHIQEMIRTGALIPLLVEREERLQVVPVKYDWEVGDRIIYLLHDPRPKLLKRLSGATQSTRLSLEKLPEVEEVPLAKISQLFTTDTPGA; encoded by the coding sequence ATGGAAGCATCTTTTGATATCACCCTACAGATGGCGATCGCTGTCTTTGCAGGCATTAGCGCCCAAGTGCTGGCTGCATATTTTCGCATACCCAGCATCGTCTTGTTATTGCTGTTGGGCATCCTCTTTGGCTCCGATGGCATAGGGCTATTGCATCCCCATTCGCTGGGCACTGGGCTGGAAGTTATTGTTGCCCTAGCAACGGCAATAATTTTGTTTGAAGGCGGACTTAACTTGGATCTGCGAGAGTTAGGTAGAGTTTCAGTTAGCCTGCAATTGCTCGTCACCCTAGGAACGCTGATCACACTGCTTGGTGGGAGTATGGCTGCTCACTGGCTGGGTGAATTTCCTTGGAACATAGCTTTTCTCTACGCTTCCATAGTCGTGGTGACAGGCCCAACCGTGGTTGGCCCTTTGCTTAAACAAATAAATGTAGATCGGCAAGTGGCAACACTTTTGGAAGGAGAAGGGGTTTTAATTGACCCTGTTGGCGCTATCCTCGCCTTCGTTGTCCTCGATACGATTTTAAACGGCGATGCTGACCCCATTAATGCGATCGCCGGTTTGCTGATGCGCCTGGGTGTTGGTGCGGCAATTGGTGGTGCTGGCGGTTATCTGATGAGTTTGATTTTCAAACGCGCCAGTTTTCTGTCATTTGAGCTAAAAAACTTAGTGGTGTTGGCAATACTTTGGAGCCTGTTTACCTTATCGCAAATGATCCGTAGTGAATCGGGAGTAATGACAACAGTCATGGCAGGAGCAGTTTTTGCTAACTCCTCAGTCCCGGAAGAACGTCTGTTACGGAGCTTTAAGGGTCAGTTGACAATTCTCAGCGTCTCGGTGCTATTTATCTTATTAGCTGCTGATTTATCCATTGCTAGTGTGTTTGCTTTGGGTTGGGGTAGTTTATTCACTGTTTTGGTATTAATGTTTGTCGTTCGCCCGATTAATATTCTGTTGTGTACCTGGAACAGTGACCTAAACTGGCGACAGAAAGTATTTTTAAGCTGGGTTGCTCCTAGAGGAATTGTTGCTGCCTCCGTAGCTTCTTTTTTTGCGATTTCGCTGACACAGCGCGGCATTAACGGCGGTGATTCCATTAAAGCTCTGGTATTCTTGACAATTATCATGACTGTTGTTTGCCAAGGTCTAACAGCTGGCTGGGTTGCTAAATGGCTGCAAATCACTTCAAAAGATGCAACTGGGGCAGTGATTGTGGGTTGTAATCCCTTAAGTCTTTTAATTGCTCGGTTCTTTCAAGAACGGGGTGAAAAGGTAGTGATGATTGATACTGATCCCAAATGTCTTGTTCAAGCTGAGGCGCAAAATCTTCGGGTTATTGCCAGCAGTGCGCTGGATGCCGCTGTTCTGGAAGAGGCTGGACTTGCCTCTATGGGTACTTTTTTGGCTATGACAAGCAATGGCGAGGTAAATTTTGTTTTGGCTCAACGAGCATCTGAGGAGTTCAATCCGCCACGTGTCTTAGCTGTTTTCCCACGTAATTCGCAAGCGAGTACTTCTGTTAGTAATAAAGTTAATCAAGCTTTTATCCCAGACTTAGCAATTAAGACTTGGAATGAATATTTGAATGATGGACGAGTCAAGTTAGGAACAACTACCCTAACTGAGTCAGAATTTTCTAGTCAAAATGAGCATATCCAAGAAATGATTAGGACTGGGGCGTTGATACCGCTATTAGTAGAACGAGAAGAACGCTTACAGGTAGTACCAGTAAAATACGATTGGGAAGTTGGCGATCGCATTATCTACCTTTTGCATGATCCTAGACCTAAGCTTTTAAAACGTT